One genomic window of Undibacterium cyanobacteriorum includes the following:
- a CDS encoding HDOD domain-containing protein, with product MTHLSLEQVTETLKDLPTLPAIVMEILNTLDNEDIDTAELANKVSQDLALTAKTLRYANSPYYSTLIKVTTIQQAISLMGFDTVRHLVLSAALSGCFPENNCKGFDHKAFWRHSNAVAYTSKLIARRMGTNEDVAFTAGLLHDIGLLALVTLYPRQFEEVLAYRKEHMATQYEAERKILGVDHASVGEALATEWHFSDVMRNTIAAHHQPDEPGRGFLASIVHVADGIAHMLSANSANGTQTITVNVVSWDSLKLDQSSLDTLLEEATIRFKKLDQIDL from the coding sequence ATGACGCATCTCAGCTTGGAACAAGTAACAGAAACACTGAAAGACTTGCCGACCTTGCCGGCAATCGTGATGGAAATTCTCAATACTTTGGACAATGAGGACATCGACACTGCCGAGCTCGCCAACAAAGTAAGCCAAGATTTAGCGCTGACCGCAAAAACCCTGCGCTACGCAAATTCTCCATATTACTCGACCCTGATCAAGGTCACCACCATACAGCAAGCGATTTCGCTGATGGGCTTTGACACCGTGAGACACTTGGTCTTATCTGCCGCACTATCCGGCTGCTTCCCTGAAAATAATTGCAAAGGCTTCGATCATAAGGCCTTTTGGCGGCATTCCAACGCGGTCGCCTACACATCCAAATTAATCGCGCGGCGCATGGGCACCAACGAAGATGTGGCATTTACGGCCGGTCTTTTGCACGATATCGGTTTGCTTGCGCTCGTTACCCTTTATCCAAGACAGTTCGAAGAAGTTCTTGCCTACCGTAAAGAACACATGGCCACGCAATACGAAGCTGAGAGGAAGATTTTGGGTGTCGATCACGCAAGTGTTGGCGAAGCATTAGCAACCGAATGGCATTTCTCCGATGTGATGCGAAACACCATCGCCGCTCATCACCAACCTGATGAACCCGGACGTGGCTTTCTAGCATCGATCGTACATGTCGCCGACGGCATTGCACACATGCTCAGTGCAAATTCAGCCAATGGCACACAAACCATCACAGTGAATGTCGTCTCTTGGGATAGTCTCAAACTTGATCAATCTTCTTTAGACACGCTGTTAGAGGAAGCAACGATACGCTTCAAAAAATTAGATCAGATTGATTTGTAA
- the zwf gene encoding glucose-6-phosphate dehydrogenase, which translates to MTTFVLFGGTGDLAKRKIIPALYSAFVNGRLDPEFTFIGAAREALSDDDFRQRVAASIETYAGKANGTKEQLAAFLNLVGYSKIDAKKPEDFENLKARVSADTSKAKLFYLAIGPDIFIPVVEQLSKHGLVEGNARVVVEKPLGRDAKSAKEINSALRTYLNENQIYRIDHYLGKEMVQNLFALRFANSFLEPLWNRKWIQDVQISISEQVGVETRGDFYDKTGALRDMVQNHLLQLVSIVAMEPPVNANPDAIRDEKVKVLRALRKFTADDVSKKTVRGQYRAGAVDGKPVIGYQNEPGVPASSRTETFVAIRAEIDNWRWAGVPFYLRTGKRMASRCAEITINFKPIPYSIFGKGQGPLRSNRLVITLQPEESVQLFMKAKEPGEGIRLSDVALNLDFAEASNLRRVESYERLLLDALHGDLTLFVRDDELGAAWEWIDPIMNAWENDAEGLKSYIAGSWGPAAASYLLAQHGAAWGEEYVEG; encoded by the coding sequence ATGACTACTTTTGTTTTATTTGGCGGTACCGGCGATCTCGCGAAACGCAAGATTATTCCTGCACTGTACAGCGCCTTTGTGAATGGTCGCCTTGATCCCGAATTCACTTTTATCGGTGCTGCACGCGAAGCCCTTAGTGATGACGACTTCCGTCAACGTGTGGCCGCGAGTATTGAAACCTATGCTGGCAAAGCAAACGGTACAAAAGAACAGTTAGCGGCATTCCTGAATCTGGTTGGCTACAGCAAAATCGACGCTAAGAAACCAGAAGACTTCGAAAATCTGAAGGCCCGCGTCTCCGCCGACACGAGTAAAGCCAAATTGTTTTATTTGGCAATCGGCCCAGACATTTTTATTCCTGTGGTGGAGCAACTTTCCAAGCACGGCTTAGTTGAAGGCAATGCCCGTGTCGTGGTCGAGAAACCATTGGGACGCGATGCCAAATCCGCCAAGGAAATTAACTCGGCACTGCGCACCTACCTCAACGAAAACCAAATTTATCGTATTGATCACTATCTCGGTAAAGAGATGGTGCAAAACTTGTTTGCGCTGCGTTTTGCCAACTCTTTCCTCGAGCCTTTGTGGAATCGCAAGTGGATTCAAGACGTGCAGATTTCGATTTCCGAACAAGTCGGTGTCGAAACGCGCGGCGACTTCTACGATAAGACGGGTGCTCTGCGCGACATGGTACAAAACCATTTATTGCAATTGGTTTCTATCGTCGCCATGGAACCACCAGTGAACGCCAATCCAGATGCGATTCGTGATGAAAAAGTGAAAGTCTTACGTGCACTGCGCAAGTTCACCGCTGATGATGTCAGCAAAAAAACTGTGCGCGGCCAATACCGTGCTGGCGCAGTCGATGGCAAACCTGTCATTGGCTATCAAAATGAACCGGGCGTGCCTGCTTCCAGCCGCACAGAAACCTTTGTGGCGATCCGTGCAGAAATTGATAACTGGCGCTGGGCGGGAGTTCCTTTCTATTTGCGCACAGGCAAACGGATGGCGAGTCGTTGCGCAGAAATTACGATTAATTTCAAACCGATTCCTTATTCGATTTTTGGCAAAGGCCAAGGTCCGCTGCGCTCGAATCGTTTAGTGATCACCTTGCAGCCGGAAGAAAGCGTGCAATTATTCATGAAAGCCAAAGAACCCGGTGAAGGGATTCGTTTGTCCGACGTTGCCTTGAATTTGGATTTTGCTGAAGCTTCCAATTTGCGCCGCGTGGAATCCTACGAACGTTTGCTGCTCGATGCTTTGCATGGCGACCTCACATTGTTCGTCCGTGATGACGAATTAGGCGCTGCCTGGGAATGGATCGACCCCATCATGAACGCATGGGAGAACGATGCCGAAGGTTTGAAATCGTATATCGCCGGCAGTTGGGGCCCCGCTGCTGCTAGTTATTTATTAGCCCAACATGGCGCAGCTTGGGGCGAAGAATACGTCGAAGGCTAA
- the eda gene encoding bifunctional 4-hydroxy-2-oxoglutarate aldolase/2-dehydro-3-deoxy-phosphogluconate aldolase, with translation MSMSKAAIISQLSQVRVLPILVTDDVDQAIRCVQILAGNGLPAVEITLRTPNAMNVLREVVKACPEVTVGAGTILTPAQLDAVRNSGAAFGISPGITPTLAKAAEESGLTYFPGVGGASDLMLALEHGFDVVKLFPSDIVGSVKMAKALGGPFPDVKFCLTGGVTVDSTPTLLQQSNVLCVGGSWMCPANLINSNDWTAIAQLASQAAAAGKS, from the coding sequence ATGAGCATGTCCAAAGCCGCAATTATTTCTCAACTCTCACAAGTCCGTGTTTTGCCTATCTTGGTGACGGATGATGTCGATCAAGCGATACGCTGCGTGCAAATTTTGGCAGGGAATGGCTTGCCTGCAGTCGAGATCACTTTGCGTACGCCGAATGCGATGAATGTATTGCGCGAAGTGGTCAAAGCTTGCCCAGAAGTGACGGTCGGTGCTGGTACGATTTTAACGCCAGCGCAGTTGGATGCAGTTCGCAATAGCGGCGCCGCTTTCGGTATCAGCCCAGGCATCACGCCGACTTTGGCGAAAGCAGCAGAGGAATCAGGTTTGACTTATTTCCCTGGTGTTGGTGGCGCGAGCGATTTGATGTTGGCACTGGAACATGGCTTTGATGTGGTCAAGCTATTCCCTTCCGATATCGTCGGGAGCGTGAAAATGGCGAAAGCCCTTGGCGGACCATTCCCTGATGTGAAATTCTGTTTGACAGGCGGCGTTACGGTGGACTCGACACCAACGTTATTGCAGCAGTCGAATGTCTTGTGTGTTGGCGGTTCGTGGATGTGTCCGGCGAATCTGATCAATAGCAACGATTGGACTGCCATCGCACAATTGGCGAGCCAAGCGGCTGCTGCTGGAAAATCATAA
- the pgl gene encoding 6-phosphogluconolactonase — protein sequence MQAQVNSLPPTVQFKGFANFAELSKSLVDDWVGMIDDAAKLQRTAAFALAGGTTPAPVYRELDQALAQRAPSDVRLAATDERWVHDSDPQSNEGLFKQCLPLSYRKNWNLVSLKNAASTPEVAIEAINERLNQQLPPHFDAVLLGMGADGHIASLFPGAPVQADDLNCLAAVHPQTHQTRISLSLPRLLQTQKIWLVITGNEKRQVLENALTTSLPITNLLKQAQCKIEVFWCP from the coding sequence ATGCAAGCGCAAGTAAACTCTTTACCACCAACCGTACAATTCAAAGGTTTCGCCAACTTTGCGGAACTGAGTAAATCTTTAGTCGATGATTGGGTGGGCATGATTGACGACGCAGCAAAATTGCAGCGCACTGCGGCCTTCGCTCTCGCTGGTGGCACCACACCCGCGCCCGTGTATCGTGAACTTGATCAAGCCTTGGCTCAACGTGCGCCATCCGATGTTCGTCTAGCTGCCACCGATGAACGCTGGGTGCACGATAGCGATCCACAAAGCAATGAAGGCCTATTCAAGCAATGTTTGCCGCTTTCCTATCGCAAGAATTGGAATTTGGTCTCGCTCAAGAATGCGGCCAGCACACCAGAAGTCGCGATCGAAGCCATCAACGAACGCCTGAATCAACAACTGCCGCCGCATTTTGATGCGGTATTATTGGGCATGGGCGCCGATGGTCACATCGCTTCCTTATTCCCTGGCGCGCCGGTGCAAGCCGATGATTTAAATTGCTTGGCGGCAGTGCATCCGCAAACCCATCAAACGCGTATTTCACTGTCTCTGCCGCGCCTATTGCAAACGCAAAAGATCTGGTTGGTCATCACAGGCAATGAAAAACGCCAAGTTTTAGAGAATGCGCTCACCACAAGTTTGCCAATTACGAATTTATTGAAGCAAGCTCAGTGTAAAATTGAAGTTTTCTGGTGTCCATAA
- a CDS encoding flagellar basal body-associated FliL family protein, translating into MAKSSDKPKAALLKPVDSEQKFTMYVAGFVLVIFCVAAFVIYQNRFAGRNAANLTYIELKQTIVNDQGVVARMAVTVQVNIGDEDWLMEHERAMNDLFKKEIATMDVDSLRSKDGFNELQAELKRRFNLEFKTDKVQEVMVTDLLLQDQRK; encoded by the coding sequence ATGGCAAAATCAAGTGATAAGCCCAAGGCAGCTTTGTTGAAGCCTGTCGATAGTGAACAAAAATTTACGATGTATGTTGCGGGTTTCGTTCTCGTGATTTTTTGTGTCGCAGCTTTTGTGATTTACCAGAATCGTTTCGCTGGTCGCAATGCAGCCAATCTCACCTACATCGAGCTGAAACAAACCATTGTGAACGATCAAGGTGTGGTAGCGCGCATGGCTGTTACAGTTCAAGTCAACATCGGTGATGAGGATTGGTTGATGGAACATGAGCGTGCTATGAACGATTTGTTCAAAAAAGAGATCGCTACCATGGACGTCGATAGCTTGCGATCCAAAGATGGATTCAATGAACTCCAAGCGGAATTAAAACGCCGTTTTAATTTGGAATTTAAGACCGATAAGGTGCAAGAGGTGATGGTGACTGATTTGCTTTTGCAAGACCAACGGAAATAG
- a CDS encoding ParA family protein has translation MPVIAVINPKGGVGKSTISSNLAGYFAHKGHKVMLGDADVQQSAKAWLSLRPPSLPAISGWEVSDGSVVKPPKGTTHVVIDTPAGLHGNKLDAVLKLADKVVVPLQASMFDILATEDFLKSLAKRDKKVEIGIVGMRVNSRTKAADQLAHYVGQLGLPVLGYLRDTQNYVQLAAHGATLWDVAASKVEKDLDQWTELLRWVQMKK, from the coding sequence ATGCCAGTAATCGCCGTAATCAATCCTAAAGGTGGTGTCGGGAAGAGTACGATCTCTAGTAATCTTGCGGGTTATTTTGCGCACAAGGGACACAAGGTGATGCTGGGTGACGCCGACGTGCAGCAGTCTGCCAAAGCATGGTTGAGTTTGCGTCCACCGAGTTTGCCCGCGATTAGTGGCTGGGAAGTCAGCGATGGTAGCGTGGTGAAACCGCCTAAGGGTACCACTCATGTGGTGATTGATACACCAGCCGGTTTGCACGGAAATAAATTGGATGCAGTCTTGAAATTAGCAGACAAAGTAGTCGTGCCTTTGCAAGCATCAATGTTCGATATCTTAGCGACCGAAGACTTTTTGAAATCACTGGCGAAGCGCGACAAGAAAGTTGAGATTGGTATCGTTGGAATGCGAGTAAATAGCCGTACCAAGGCGGCCGACCAGTTAGCACATTATGTTGGGCAGCTTGGTCTGCCGGTGTTGGGTTATCTGCGCGACACGCAAAACTACGTACAATTGGCGGCGCATGGAGCCACGTTATGGGACGTGGCGGCGTCGAAAGTAGAGAAAGATTTGGATCAGTGGACGGAGCTGTTACGGTGGGTGCAAATGAAAAAGTAG
- a CDS encoding lysophospholipid acyltransferase family protein → MHFTIFKTPIISTLVRWLSILGLKLVGWRVDRTAQVPAKCVLIGAPHTSNWDFPIALMICFALRIDVYWMGKNSLFPPVLGIIMRWLGGIPVDRSQAGNLVQGTIDAFARSERLLVIVPPEGTRGKVTRWKTGFYYIAQGAGVPLGLGYVDFKEKIGGVGRIFYPSGDIEKDMLEIRSFYAGFTGKNPQQFDSETIKIEKK, encoded by the coding sequence ATGCATTTCACGATATTCAAAACTCCCATCATCAGCACCTTGGTACGTTGGCTTTCCATTCTTGGTTTGAAGCTCGTTGGTTGGCGTGTCGACCGCACAGCACAAGTTCCCGCGAAATGTGTGTTGATTGGTGCTCCGCATACGAGTAACTGGGACTTCCCGATTGCATTGATGATTTGTTTTGCGCTTCGAATTGATGTGTATTGGATGGGAAAGAATAGTTTGTTTCCACCAGTGTTGGGCATCATCATGCGTTGGTTGGGCGGGATTCCGGTGGATCGTTCACAAGCAGGTAATCTGGTGCAAGGAACCATCGATGCCTTCGCTCGTAGCGAACGACTGCTGGTGATTGTTCCACCGGAAGGAACACGCGGCAAAGTGACGCGTTGGAAAACTGGTTTCTACTATATTGCACAAGGGGCAGGTGTACCATTAGGCTTGGGCTACGTCGACTTCAAAGAAAAGATTGGCGGCGTTGGTAGGATATTTTATCCAAGCGGCGATATTGAAAAAGATATGCTGGAGATTCGTTCTTTTTATGCAGGTTTCACAGGAAAGAATCCTCAGCAGTTTGATTCTGAAACAATTAAGATCGAAAAAAAGTAA
- the pgi gene encoding glucose-6-phosphate isomerase, translated as MSVSRTPLWILLQQRANNMPSLKELFRADPQRFTHFSASACGILLDYSKQRMDTTAKLNLLALARQQDVEGRRDAMLKGEAINNTENRAVLHTVLRLPKGERFMLNGENIAADVHSVLAQMRSFSDAVREGRWLGYTGKPIRTIVNIGIGGSDLGPQMACIALAPWSQKNLSLHFVSNVDGRHVADALEGADPETTLIVVASKTFTTMETLTNARTAREWMLNHGCPENQIRQHFVALSTNVKEAKEFGIAEENVFPFWNWAGGRYSMWSAIGLSIALYVGADRFEEMLAGAHEMDLHFAQAPLEQNLPVLMALIGVWNINFLGLQALSIAPYHQRMTRLPAYLQQLEMESNGKSVTREGNRVDYTTSPILFGEAGTNGQHAYFQLLHQGATIIPTDFIVVAEDDAGLPGHNQALLANCFAQSKAMAWGKNIEEVRAELGDLPEKMLAPRVFEGNRPTSTVLLDSLTPRSLGALIALYEHKVFVQSVIWDINAFDQWGVELGKSLAQQLISLDPAAVKEDYDSSTKGLLLALRKKHR; from the coding sequence ATCTCAGTTTCTCGTACTCCACTGTGGATTTTGTTGCAGCAACGCGCCAACAATATGCCGAGCTTGAAAGAGCTCTTCCGCGCTGATCCACAACGCTTCACGCATTTTTCTGCTTCGGCTTGCGGAATTTTGTTGGACTATTCCAAGCAGCGCATGGATACCACGGCGAAACTGAATCTGCTGGCACTGGCACGTCAACAAGATGTGGAAGGTCGACGTGACGCCATGCTCAAAGGCGAGGCCATCAATAACACCGAAAATCGTGCGGTTCTGCATACGGTGCTGCGTTTGCCGAAAGGTGAGCGCTTCATGCTCAACGGCGAAAACATTGCTGCCGACGTGCATAGCGTCTTAGCGCAAATGCGGAGCTTCAGTGATGCAGTACGTGAAGGCCGTTGGTTAGGTTATACCGGCAAACCGATTCGCACCATCGTCAATATCGGCATCGGTGGTTCCGATCTTGGCCCGCAAATGGCCTGTATCGCGCTGGCGCCGTGGTCACAAAAAAATCTCTCTCTGCATTTTGTTTCGAATGTCGATGGTCGTCATGTGGCGGATGCCTTGGAAGGTGCTGATCCTGAAACGACCTTGATTGTGGTGGCTTCGAAAACCTTCACCACCATGGAAACCTTGACCAATGCACGCACTGCACGTGAGTGGATGTTGAATCATGGTTGTCCTGAGAATCAGATCCGCCAACACTTCGTGGCACTGAGCACCAATGTCAAAGAGGCCAAAGAATTTGGTATCGCTGAAGAAAACGTCTTCCCATTCTGGAACTGGGCTGGTGGTCGTTATTCGATGTGGAGTGCGATTGGTTTGTCGATTGCTCTGTACGTTGGTGCTGATCGTTTTGAAGAAATGCTGGCCGGCGCGCATGAGATGGATTTGCATTTCGCGCAAGCACCGCTAGAGCAAAATTTGCCAGTGTTGATGGCCTTGATTGGCGTTTGGAATATCAATTTCCTCGGTCTCCAAGCTTTGTCGATTGCGCCTTACCACCAACGTATGACGCGCTTGCCGGCTTATTTGCAGCAGCTTGAAATGGAGAGCAATGGTAAATCAGTGACACGTGAAGGCAATCGTGTCGACTACACGACTTCACCGATTCTGTTTGGCGAGGCGGGCACTAATGGACAGCATGCGTATTTTCAATTGCTGCATCAAGGTGCGACGATTATTCCAACCGATTTTATCGTGGTGGCGGAAGATGATGCCGGCTTGCCAGGACATAACCAAGCCTTGCTCGCAAACTGCTTCGCGCAATCGAAAGCCATGGCGTGGGGTAAAAATATCGAAGAAGTACGCGCTGAACTCGGTGATCTGCCCGAAAAAATGTTGGCACCGCGCGTGTTCGAAGGCAATCGTCCAACCTCGACGGTCTTGTTGGATTCCTTAACGCCACGTTCATTGGGCGCCCTGATCGCTCTGTATGAGCACAAAGTGTTTGTGCAATCCGTGATCTGGGATATCAATGCTTTTGACCAATGGGGTGTCGAGCTGGGTAAATCTTTGGCGCAGCAATTGATCAGCCTTGATCCTGCTGCCGTGAAAGAAGACTACGATAGCTCGACCAAAGGATTGCTGTTAGCACTTCGGAAAAAACATCGCTAA
- a CDS encoding SIS domain-containing protein, with the protein MQHGQQAPAGSSPALPPTHLRLSIPDPFQQKARAMVNVLSKKNNATNNPPEKGLLARIRVASTALSRAERQVAEFLLQKPHDALEMSIRVLAQVCNVSEPTVARFAQSLGFDGFKSFKLAFAKSLATGIPYLHLDVNQADQVKDVLPKVFDRTIAALMEARNSANSANFEAAVNLLARARRIECYGLGYSGALAIDAQLKFFRFGIPTTVFCDAHLQAQSASLLNSDCLVVAFSRTGRTRDLIRSVQIAKDTGAKVLVLCASGGPLAELADVHISVDVEEDPDIYTPMTSRLAHLTYIDALAVAVTLLRGPAAIDMLERAKASISEKRLVSRLDEA; encoded by the coding sequence ATGCAGCACGGACAGCAAGCGCCCGCAGGCTCATCACCTGCTTTGCCACCAACTCATTTGCGATTGAGCATTCCGGATCCTTTTCAGCAGAAAGCACGCGCCATGGTCAATGTACTTTCCAAAAAAAATAATGCGACCAATAATCCACCAGAAAAAGGATTATTGGCGCGGATTCGTGTGGCCAGTACAGCGCTGAGTCGGGCAGAACGCCAAGTTGCTGAATTCCTGCTGCAGAAACCACACGACGCCCTTGAAATGTCGATTCGCGTTTTGGCACAGGTGTGTAATGTGTCGGAACCAACCGTCGCACGCTTTGCGCAATCGTTGGGTTTTGATGGCTTTAAATCCTTCAAACTCGCGTTCGCGAAAAGCTTGGCCACTGGCATCCCTTACTTGCACCTCGACGTTAATCAAGCCGATCAAGTTAAAGACGTTTTGCCCAAAGTGTTCGACCGCACCATTGCCGCCTTGATGGAAGCACGCAACTCTGCGAACAGCGCGAACTTCGAAGCTGCCGTCAATTTACTAGCACGGGCCCGTCGCATCGAATGCTATGGTCTTGGCTACTCTGGCGCCTTAGCCATCGACGCGCAATTAAAGTTCTTCCGCTTTGGCATTCCAACGACCGTCTTCTGCGACGCCCACTTACAAGCGCAGTCGGCAAGTCTGTTAAACAGCGACTGCTTGGTCGTCGCCTTCTCACGCACTGGCCGCACCCGTGACTTGATTCGTAGTGTACAAATCGCCAAAGATACCGGCGCCAAAGTGTTGGTATTGTGTGCCAGCGGTGGTCCATTGGCTGAGCTTGCTGACGTTCATATCAGCGTTGACGTGGAAGAAGATCCAGACATCTACACGCCAATGACCTCGCGCTTAGCGCATTTGACTTATATCGATGCCCTCGCCGTTGCCGTCACCTTATTGCGCGGTCCGGCTGCGATCGACATGTTAGAACGCGCCAAGGCTAGTATTTCTGAGAAACGCTTGGTGTCGCGCCTCGACGAAGCCTAA
- the edd gene encoding phosphogluconate dehydratase codes for MNPVVAAVTQRIIERSKTLRSEYLARLEQMRHRGPRRASLSCANQAHANAAADGKTKIWLNQAQKPNIGIVTAYNDMLSAHQPYATYPDQIKQAALNFGATAQVAGGVPAMCDGVTQGRPGMELSLFSRDVIAQATAVALSHDTFDATLCLGICDKIVPGLLIGALAFGHLPTIFIPAGPMGSGLSNKEKAAVRERYAQGKATKEELLAAESAAYHSAGTCTFYGTANSNQMLLEAMGLHLPGAAFVHPNDPLRHALTDAAVEQVLKLTETAGDYRPIGQLVNEKTIVNAVIALLATGGSTNHTIHWISVARAAGILIDWQDFDELSSVIPLLTRVYPNGTADVNAFEEAGGPTFIMRELLSQGLMHADVMTVYGDHGLASHTVRPELKDGKVAFVAHPEKTTNPDVVRNVSEPFAATGGLRLLQGNLGRAMVKASAVPEDAWIVRAPAKVFDSQDALVKAYKAGQLNQDFVAVVIFQGPQANGMPELHQFTPVLGSLMSAGHKVALVTDGRMSGASGKVPAALHVSPEVAQGGPLGKVRDGDLIELNVHTGELRALVDEATWAARSNPNIADSAASQNNGYGYGRDLFVAQRRVVTSPEQGASTLFV; via the coding sequence ATGAACCCGGTAGTGGCCGCCGTGACACAACGCATTATTGAGCGCAGTAAGACACTGCGGAGCGAATATTTGGCGCGTTTGGAGCAAATGCGTCATCGTGGACCGCGTCGCGCCAGTTTGTCTTGTGCCAATCAAGCGCACGCCAATGCCGCTGCCGATGGCAAGACCAAGATTTGGTTGAATCAGGCGCAGAAACCAAACATCGGTATCGTGACGGCCTACAACGATATGCTGTCGGCACATCAGCCTTACGCGACTTATCCTGATCAAATCAAACAAGCTGCTTTGAATTTCGGCGCAACGGCGCAAGTTGCAGGTGGCGTGCCAGCGATGTGTGATGGTGTAACACAAGGCCGCCCCGGCATGGAATTGTCATTGTTTTCACGTGATGTAATTGCGCAAGCAACGGCTGTAGCTTTATCGCACGACACATTTGATGCGACTTTGTGTCTTGGTATCTGCGACAAAATCGTGCCTGGTTTATTGATTGGTGCTTTGGCTTTCGGACACTTACCAACCATCTTTATTCCTGCTGGTCCGATGGGGTCCGGTTTGTCGAATAAGGAAAAAGCCGCAGTGCGTGAGCGCTATGCCCAAGGTAAGGCGACCAAGGAAGAATTGTTGGCAGCAGAGAGCGCGGCCTATCACAGCGCTGGTACATGTACTTTCTACGGCACTGCGAACAGTAATCAAATGTTGTTAGAAGCGATGGGCCTGCATTTGCCGGGCGCGGCCTTTGTTCATCCTAATGATCCTTTGCGCCATGCCTTGACCGACGCGGCGGTCGAACAAGTATTGAAGTTGACAGAAACCGCTGGCGACTATCGTCCTATCGGCCAACTCGTCAACGAGAAAACCATCGTCAATGCGGTGATCGCTTTGTTGGCGACCGGTGGTTCAACCAATCACACGATCCATTGGATTTCTGTGGCGCGCGCCGCTGGTATTTTGATTGACTGGCAAGACTTCGATGAATTGTCTTCCGTCATTCCATTGCTGACACGTGTTTATCCGAATGGCACCGCCGATGTGAATGCATTCGAAGAAGCCGGCGGTCCAACTTTCATCATGCGTGAATTGTTGTCGCAAGGCTTAATGCACGCGGATGTGATGACAGTGTATGGTGATCACGGTTTGGCTTCACATACGGTCCGTCCAGAATTGAAAGATGGCAAGGTCGCTTTTGTCGCACATCCAGAGAAAACGACGAATCCTGATGTGGTTCGCAATGTCAGTGAACCGTTCGCAGCGACCGGTGGTTTGCGTCTATTGCAGGGTAATTTGGGACGCGCCATGGTGAAGGCCTCGGCAGTGCCTGAAGATGCATGGATCGTGCGCGCACCAGCGAAAGTATTTGATTCGCAAGACGCCTTGGTAAAAGCCTACAAAGCGGGCCAATTGAATCAAGATTTCGTGGCAGTGGTGATCTTCCAAGGCCCACAAGCCAACGGTATGCCAGAGCTGCATCAATTTACGCCTGTGCTAGGCAGCTTGATGTCAGCTGGCCACAAAGTGGCTTTGGTGACGGATGGCCGTATGTCGGGTGCGTCTGGCAAAGTGCCCGCCGCATTGCATGTCAGCCCTGAAGTTGCGCAGGGTGGTCCACTCGGTAAAGTGCGTGATGGTGATCTGATCGAACTCAATGTACATACCGGTGAATTGCGTGCTTTGGTCGATGAAGCAACCTGGGCGGCACGTAGCAATCCGAATATTGCTGATAGCGCGGCCAGCCAAAACAATGGTTATGGCTATGGACGTGATTTGTTTGTGGCGCAGCGTCGCGTGGTGACTTCACCAGAGCAGGGCGCCTCGACTTTATTTGTGTGA